A window of bacterium contains these coding sequences:
- a CDS encoding zinc-binding alcohol dehydrogenase — protein sequence MPQYDGIELVKLVCNNEFKPRWESYTLGELDPECVRVKNELTAAKHGTEKGEILGTASYMNFPMHGTAFDRSKATPFDATKWQDTGNTSVGTVIAVGKEVKHLKEGDRVYNPGRFQTVADFHNAKKLDGISPEAACCMDPADFAIAAVRDAKICIGDNVIVFGMGAIGLFTVQFAKLQGALNVVAVDPIPARRELALQHGATKVVDPKEVADFGVAAREWFENGADVTIEASGNYIALNQCLQATCYRGKVVPLSFYLGDAKGVYLGEEFHFNLLNIISARACSDPQRELYWNEQRFFQTLRTLYKQGTIKPYGLPSPITTMDKLPEAYGKIYHAPNEVVKVAVKY from the coding sequence ATGCCGCAATATGATGGGATTGAATTAGTAAAATTAGTCTGCAACAACGAATTTAAGCCTCGCTGGGAATCGTACACACTCGGCGAACTGGACCCGGAGTGCGTTCGCGTAAAGAACGAATTAACAGCCGCCAAGCATGGCACAGAAAAGGGCGAAATACTTGGTACCGCTTCTTATATGAACTTTCCGATGCACGGCACCGCATTTGACCGTTCTAAAGCTACTCCATTCGACGCAACAAAATGGCAAGACACCGGTAACACCTCTGTAGGTACCGTTATAGCGGTCGGAAAAGAAGTAAAGCACTTAAAGGAAGGCGACCGTGTTTACAACCCTGGCCGCTTCCAAACTGTCGCTGACTTCCATAATGCTAAAAAGCTGGATGGGATAAGCCCTGAGGCAGCTTGCTGTATGGATCCTGCCGATTTCGCTATCGCTGCTGTGAGAGATGCGAAGATTTGTATCGGCGATAACGTCATTGTTTTCGGCATGGGCGCGATTGGCCTCTTTACCGTTCAATTCGCTAAATTACAAGGGGCATTGAATGTAGTTGCAGTCGATCCGATACCTGCCCGAAGAGAATTGGCGCTTCAACATGGCGCAACGAAAGTTGTCGATCCTAAAGAAGTCGCTGATTTTGGCGTTGCTGCCCGTGAGTGGTTCGAAAACGGGGCCGATGTAACAATCGAAGCCAGCGGCAACTATATAGCGCTCAATCAATGCCTCCAGGCAACCTGCTATAGGGGTAAGGTTGTTCCTTTGTCGTTCTATCTGGGCGATGCGAAAGGTGTTTATCTTGGCGAAGAGTTCCACTTTAATCTGTTGAATATCATCTCTGCCCGTGCCTGTAGCGACCCGCAACGCGAGCTTTATTGGAATGAGCAGAGATTCTTCCAAACACTCCGAACCCTATACAAACAGGGCACAATCAAACCCTACGGCCTACCCAGCCCAATTACAACCATGGACAAACTCCCCGAAGCCTACGGCAAAATCTACCACGCCCCCAACGAGGTCGTAAAGGTAGCAGTTAAGTATTAG